The Gossypium hirsutum isolate 1008001.06 chromosome A03, Gossypium_hirsutum_v2.1, whole genome shotgun sequence genome contains the following window.
tcaaaattaatcaatttcattttacaacttagtaCATGATCAAATCTAAGCTTACAACCAAGCTATTAacaacaaaaacattaaaaaccaTCAATGAAATCATttcaaaactttaatagttttatgaaatattccctaggctagctaaattaagtcacaccgatctcaaaaacataaactttaCAAAAACCGGGCCTCAGATTACTCACATGCAAGTGTCGAATATTCAAAATACTTTGAACGTTCTTTTCTCCTCCTCAATGGTGTTGTACGGTGGAGAATATGAGAACGAAaaattctctttctttccaccTTTGTTTTCTattaatgtttattattattttaacatttaattataaattttcaatagaaaaaataaaactaaagtcATACTTTAACCGTACACTATAATAAAAAGGGTATATTTGCCACTTGGGCCCTTGCACATTCACTAAATAAgccttttaattaataaaaatcaatagctATTAACTTTCATTGTACCTTAATTGACCATTCAATCAACAAAATTGTCGGgtcaaaaattaatataattttgtaatagactaattaatattaataaataatatttattgacttaATCATCGGAAGCAAAATTGAAAGAACTTACCTTTGCTCAGTTTGTGTTGAAGAAACTTGGTTATTGTAGTGACAAGCTGGATGAGATTTTGACAAATAGTTGAAGAGAACCTAGTAAGGGTGCACTTAGCTATGTGGACAAAAAGATAAAATAGTACAACCAATTGTGTTTGTCAAGGCCAAATGAGTTACTGACCAACCTAAATGTTCCAAGAAGGATGAAACTATCCATACAAAGAGGTATAACAAGCATACTCATGAGATTATTTGCCACAACTATGGTCTGCAGACCATTTCAGACCAAGGTGTTTTAAGCTTTTAAAGGGTTTAAGAAACTAACACTAAGATGGTAATTCGATTGCAACTCGAGGAAAAGCTATTAGGGACCAAAGAAAAAGTTAGTATGGAGAAGAAAAGACTAGAAGTGTTTTTATTTTTGCACATCAATCTTTCATGGCTACCACTAGTCATGTGTGCACGTTGATAATGGATGTTCCAAGCACATGACTAGAAATAGCAGTTGTCTCAAGAATTTCCTAAAAAACCATGACGGTAAGATGAATATTGGTGatggcaaaaaaaagaaaaagttagattCTTGGAAAGTGAGTCTTAAATCTTGTTAGAATACTTAGTTTCATAATATCTTTTGTTTAGGAGAATTGAAGGTGAATCTTATAAACATTAATCGATTTTGTTATTAAGAAATGCTTGTGAACTTAAGAGAGGGATCATTTTGCTCCTTCATCTAatatataaggactaatttactcatatttcaataaaagaatcaaaatacaatataatactttaatcaatttatacaaatataatataactCAAACTTAAAAAGTGAAAGTTGGTATAGTTAGCCTAATAGCTTGATGAAATGAGAAATTCTGCTTTTGTGTGATTGACAACCATACAAGCATGCActaatattatcttttaaaatatatttctaatttgtacgaaaaattaattaaaaaaaacccaacGTAAACGCATGGTATTAATTCCAATTATACAacagttttattttctttttccactcttgACATTTTTTTGGAATCACTTTTgacaaattcaaccatataataATATTACTATCTCCTATGTATACTGACTCGTGCTATTATAAAGCGAAGTAATTTCAACATCTGGGTCACTTTCCTATTtacattttccaaatggaaaaatAAACCCAACCAAGAAAATTATCACAGTCCAACATCAAATGGCACTCCGGTGCCCGGAATCCAAGAATTTCCAGCCAAAAAATTCCCCACGGTGAATTTTGCGGCTTCTGTGGCACCTATAACATGATATCCACCCCATTTCACCCTTCCACTAGTATCTGCTCCAGCACCGGTGTTCATATACTCAGCATAGTAAAGAGTACTCAAAGCAAAATTTCCACTCCATGGTAACCAACCTTCTCTATCAATCAGTCCATCCAAACTGCTTTTCATGAACACAGTTCTTGAATATTTCTGCCATGGCCTCCCCAAATAACTCTTGAACGAACCCTGAACCGCCTTCATATCCGACGACGCTGTCACTCGTGAATTGTGGATGACTATGCCCGTATTCTCATTCTGGTCGGTTCTCCCTTGTGCCGTGACGGTGTTCTTTTGGCCGCTCATTGGTCGACGGATGTAGATGTTGCAGCTCTGGAAAACGGCTACGGCATCACCGAATATGAAGTCCACAGTTCCATAAATGTCGCAGTCGCGATAAAATTGGCGTTGAGAGTATACGTATAAGGTATCTTGGTAACCTTTGAAGCTACAACGGTAGAAAACCGAGAAATCGGAGCCAGACCGGAGGGCCACCGCCTGGTGTTTCTGGGGTCCGGCGGTGTTCTCGAAGGTCATGTCACGAGCTATGAAGCCGTCACCCGAAACACCTGAAAGAAGAAATTAACGACTCTTAATTATGAAGTTGTTGGTCAAAAAGGTAGAAAAGGATGTTTATTTAcctttttttactattatttgttCGTTATGTTGTAAGTAATGTTTGatgattgttatttttttaatcattacTTTTAGTGATTGTTGGTGAAATAGGGGATAGACAACAAGTTGTCAAAATTGACTTGtgtttttactattaaatttttttttttacttaattgaacaaaatttatgcatgttgcatGAAAGGGCTTACCAACAGTTGCTGAACGAAAAGTGGTTGTTGTTTGAGCATTCTTGCTACTGGTAACGATGGTGGCATCAATACCATCGCCAATCAACATTATATTTTTAGCTGCTCTCTTAATATCCACATTTTCCTTATAAACTCCAGCTTTCACGTATATAACAGTTCTTTTGCCTCCACCAGCTGCTGCCACAGCTTCCGTTATGGTCTTAAAGTTACCAGAGCCATCTTGAGCCACCACAATATCGGCTTTTGGTGGTGCACCGGTAGTTTGCAAGAGCTTCCTATCGGCAACCGAAAGCCAAGCCGGAAATCCATCGGAAAGTAGGCGTCGATTGGCAACTTGTTTAGCGAAGTTACTATGGGAAGTAGAGGATGTAACAGTGGTGGCCTTGTTTATGGCTAGAGAATTGCTAATCAACTTGGTAAAGTTTCCTAACATGGATGGTAAGGTTTGTAAATGAGAGGCTAGATTGAAGTCAATGAAACCATTTTGACAGGTTTGTTGGTTGGCAGTTGCTGCACTTAACCAGGTTTGAGAATCAATTGGATTTTTAGTGTTCTTGGATAGATTAAGAAGGTGAATGGTGTCCTCATAAAGTTCCACGCAATCGTTCCAAGCTAACTTGGCTCGTTGGTCGAACGAACTCGAGTCCATCGACGAGACGAGCTGGTGAGCTTGAACTGCTTGGCTAAGGGTCACCTGAATGGCAACATCGCGGAACGAGAATTGGGTTTGATCGAGGTTTGCTGCAACATTAAGACTATTTCCCATGTAAAAGTTGCACACATCAGGGTACGGAGTTTGGGTACAGGATGTTATGGTGGTACCATTGACGAAGTTGCCTAGcggaaaaatgaagaaatgggTGAGGAAAAATGTTAGGATAACAACAAGCTTATCCATGAAGACTACTCAAAGTTATGAGATGGAAGGAAGAGCTAATTAGAGATTTGCAAAGGGTTTTTCAAGTTTTGAGTTTTGTGAAAAGAGAGGGAGGGAAAAGGGGTTTATATAGAGGCAGCAATGGCTTAGTTTGGCGGTACAATGCATCAAACTTTTAGGGTTAATAGTCAAAATCAAAATACTAATGGGGCCATGCAATGATGTGTATGTGACCTTTGAAGTTTAGGGATTTATGGTTGTTTTTGAAAGCCTCATTGGGTTTTGCCATTTTCATCTCTTTTTACCCatagtttattattttatttattaataaataaataaatataaactggTGAAAACATTGACTCCTTAGTATTTGAAGCCttaatatatattaactttaaaaTTGGTCCCATAAGCGAGCAGCAGTGAAGAATGTTCCAAGTTGGTCTCGCAGTCATTGTACCCTCGACAACGTTAAACATGGACTCGTGAGTCTGTGTACcattactttgtttttttttttttcaacatgTCGTCTAAAAAGGCTTCTTTTATTACAAGagttaaattattttaacttGTTATCTTATGTTCTAATTTCATGTTCTTATAAGATTCTCACATATAAATCCTTAATTGTAATCAACAAATGTGAATTTGTTTTCTTGATAGGGAGAAATCTTCTTGCCTACTTAAGAACATTCTACGTATTGGAAGTATATATCTATACACatacatatgtaataaataaattaaccttTTAGAAGATTGTAAAAAGGGACCAATATTCATTTTCCAACTCCTTTCccacttttgattttttttcatattcattTATTTGACCCTCAAATTTTATAGAAAGTCATTTTattctctatttaattttttatttttttaaaccctTAAATTTACATTATTTATCAGATCacattaaatttatgttttataatttttacactttttacataattttaataatttttttattttttaattaaaaaaataattgctGACATGACAATTCAAATATATGTCATGTAAGTAAACTTActagatattaattttttttatccattttaggtgatttaacaaataatataagtttaatataattaaaaaataaaaaattacataaaagacATGATTTTTTACGAAAGATTTTTAAGCATATTCACTTGGTATACCTATCCTGGCCGCTACTCCTCTAAAGTGCAAACTCCTTTCTTTCACCAACCGAATACCAAAAccgaaaaactaaaaataaatttaaatagaaatGTTTAGGAAGTTTACGAAATACGAAATTAAAAATTCTG
Protein-coding sequences here:
- the LOC107896971 gene encoding pectinesterase — protein: MDKLVVILTFFLTHFFIFPLGNFVNGTTITSCTQTPYPDVCNFYMGNSLNVAANLDQTQFSFRDVAIQVTLSQAVQAHQLVSSMDSSSFDQRAKLAWNDCVELYEDTIHLLNLSKNTKNPIDSQTWLSAATANQQTCQNGFIDFNLASHLQTLPSMLGNFTKLISNSLAINKATTVTSSTSHSNFAKQVANRRLLSDGFPAWLSVADRKLLQTTGAPPKADIVVAQDGSGNFKTITEAVAAAGGGKRTVIYVKAGVYKENVDIKRAAKNIMLIGDGIDATIVTSSKNAQTTTTFRSATVGVSGDGFIARDMTFENTAGPQKHQAVALRSGSDFSVFYRCSFKGYQDTLYVYSQRQFYRDCDIYGTVDFIFGDAVAVFQSCNIYIRRPMSGQKNTVTAQGRTDQNENTGIVIHNSRVTASSDMKAVQGSFKSYLGRPWQKYSRTVFMKSSLDGLIDREGWLPWSGNFALSTLYYAEYMNTGAGADTSGRVKWGGYHVIGATEAAKFTVGNFLAGNSWIPGTGVPFDVGL